One Nicotiana sylvestris chromosome 12, ASM39365v2, whole genome shotgun sequence genomic window carries:
- the LOC104231573 gene encoding xylan glycosyltransferase MUCI21: MLKKMVQYQRYQQWKKGDELVVCLDEESVFENTNHTKRSRLKLLFLLLLSFISFSFFLAPHFFTSSSTFSLYSFGFEDEGLVSTSDVYASVCSSVSNGSICCDRSSIRSDICVMKGDVRTNSASSTITLYRNNGYGSQVFGASGDNDEIFQHEKIRPYTRKWEKSVMDTIDELDLVLKGENNGIHQKCDVQHDVPAVFFSTGGYTGNLYHEFNDGILPLYITSQHFNKKVVFVILEYHDWWISKYENILPHLTEYPIIDFSGDNRTHCFPEAIVGLKIHDELTIDPSLMRGNGSIRDFRDMLDRAYLPRIRGLIQKEEPDRLALSPSAKTKIEMTEEKLDSKKPKVVIIARNDSRAILNEDSLVKMAQDIGFQVEVLWPQRTTELARIYRALNSSDVMIGVHGAAMTHFLFMRPESVFIQIVPLGTDWAADTYYGQPAVKLGLKYIGYKILPQESSLYNEYKKTDPVLTDPDSVNNRGWEFTKKIYLDRQNVRLNLRRFHKRLLRAYYYSVAKKNGRRHHQNQ, encoded by the exons ATGTTGAAGAAAATGGTGCAGTACCAAAGATATCAGCAGTGGAAGAAAGGGGATGAGCTTGTTGTTTGTTTAGACGAGGAGTCAGTTTTTGAAAACACTAATCACACCAAAAGATCAAGACTCAAGCTTTTGTTTCTCCTCTTGCTATCTTTCATCTCTTTTAGCTTTTTTTTAGCTCCTCATTTCTTCACTTCTTCCTCTACTTTTTCTCTAT ATTCATTTGGTTTTGAGGATGAAGGGCTTGTTTCTACATCAGATGTATATGCTTCTGTTTGTTCCTCTGTCTCTAATG GGTCAATTTGTTGTGATAGAAGTAGCATTCGGTCAGATATCTGTGTAATGAAAGGAGATGTAAGAACAAATTCTGCTTCCTCCACAATTACCCTTTACAGAAACAATGGTTATGGCAGCCAAGTATTTGGGGCCTCTGGTGACAATGATGAGATATTCCAACACGAAAAGATTAGGCCGTATACTCGAAAATGGGAAAAAAGTGTAATGGACACTATCGATGAATTAGACCTTGTTTTGAAGGGAGAGAATAATGGTATTCATCAGAAGTGTGATGTCCAACATGATGTACCTGCTGTGTTCTTTTCCACTGGAGGTTACACGGGTAATCTTTACCACGAATTCAATGATGGGATTTTGCCTCTTTACATCACTTCTCAGCATTTCAACAAGAAAGTTGTATTTGTAATCCTTGAGTATCATGATTGGTGGATTTCAAAGTACGAGAACATACTGCCTCACCTCACTGAATATCCTATTATCGACTTTAGTGGAGATAATAGGACTCACTGTTTCCCTGAAGCCATAGTTGGTTTAAAAATACATGATGAGCTAACTATCGATCCTTCATTGATGAGAGGCAATGGGAGTATTAGAGATTTCCGAGACATGCTAGACCGAGCTTATTTGCCTCGAATTAGAGGGTTGATCCAAAAAGAGGAACCAGATAGACTTGCTTTGTCACCGTCAGCTAAGACAAAGATAGAGATGACTGAAGAAAAGCTGGATTCAAAGAAACCTAAAGTGGTCATAATAGCCAGAAATGATTCAAGAGCAATACTGAATGAAGATTCATTAGTTAAAATGGCACAAGATATTGGGTTCCAAGTGGAAGTTTTGTGGCCTCAACGAACGACTGAGCTTGCAAGGATCTATCGAGCTCTTAATTCCAGCGATGTTATGATTGGAGTTCATGGTGCTGCTATGACTCATTTCCTCTTCATGCGGCCTGAATCCGTTTTCATCCAAATCGTTCCACTGGGAACAGATTGGGCAGCAGACACTTATTATGGACAACCAGCAGTGAAATTAGGTCTCAAGTACATTGGCTACAAAATCCTTCCACAAGAGAGCTCTTTGTACAATGAGTACAAGAAAACTGATCCTGTTCTAACGGACCCGGACAGTGTGAACAACAGAGGATGGGAATTCACAAAAAAGATCTACCTTGATCGTCAAAATGTGAGATTGAACCTTCGGAGGTTCCATAAGAGATTGCTTCGTGCCTATTATTATTCTGTTGCAAAGAAGAATGGGCGTCGCCATCATCAAAATCAGTAA
- the LOC138883426 gene encoding uncharacterized protein has protein sequence MASETTKGEDHVASKRGRNYPGNEVPRDRRKNEVTLHRFEEWTLQHVPREQNSEADALANLGSSVEDDEIISGTIAQLSKLVVEEGHTEINSTSLTWDWRNKYIDYLKNGKLPSDSKESRTLRTKAARFTLSKDGTLYRRMFDGPLAICLGLGDSNYVLREIHEGTCGNHSGVESLVHKVIRAGYYWDIMEKNTKEFVRKCDKFQKHAPMIHQPGEQLHSFLSPWPFMKWGMEIVGPLPSAQAFEKVIEKEVIDLIWDHIVC, from the exons ATGGcgagtgaaaccaccaaaggtgAAGATCATGTTGCCAGTAAACGTGGCCGGAACTATCCAGGAAACGAAGTTCCACGTGATCGAAGGAAAAATGAG GTAACCTTACACCGATTCGAAGAATGGACCCTACagcatgtacctcgagaacagaatagtgaggccgatgcccttgcaaacttagggtcatcagtcgaagatgatgaaattatCTCAGGGACTATCGCACAGCTTTCAAAATTGGTGGTCGAAGAAGGCCACActgaaataaactccacaagcctaacttgggattggaggaacaaatatATCGATTATCTGAAGAATGGGAAACTTCCATCGGACTCTAAGGAATCGCGGACTCTTCGAACGAAAGCTGCACGATTTACATTGTCCAaagatggaacattgtacagAAGGATGTTTGATGGGCCATTGGCAATATGCTTGGGTCTGGGAGATAGCAACTACGTCCTACGAGAAATTCACGAGGGCACTTGCGGGAACCATTCCGGTGTCGAATCACtggttcacaaagtcatcagagcaggatattattgggacATTATGGAAAAAAATACTAAGGAGTTCGTTCGAAAATGTGACAAATTCCAAAAGCATGCGCCGATGATCCACCAACCTGGAGAGCAACTTCATTCATTCCTATccccgtggccattcatgaaatgggggatggaaaTTGTTGGTCCTTTGCCATCGGCCCAG gcttTCGAAAAAGTCATAGAGAAAGAAGTTATAGACCtcatctgggatcacatcgtATGTTGA